Proteins from a genomic interval of Acinonyx jubatus isolate Ajub_Pintada_27869175 chromosome B4, VMU_Ajub_asm_v1.0, whole genome shotgun sequence:
- the ATG101 gene encoding autophagy-related protein 101, with protein sequence MNCRSEVLEVSVEGRQVEEAMLAVLHTVLLHRSTGKFHYKKEGTYSIGTVGTQDVDCDFIDFTYVRVSSEELDRALRKVVGEFKDALRNSGGDGLGQMSLEFYQKKKSRWPFSDECIPWEVWTVKVHVVALATEQERQICREKVGEKLCEKIINIVEVMNRHEYLPKMPTQSEVDNVFDTGLRDVQPYLYKISFQITDALGTSVTTTMRRLIKDTLAL encoded by the exons ATGAACTGTCGCTCGGAGGTGCTGGAGGTGTCGGTGGAAGGGCGGCAGGTGGAGGAGGCCATGCTGGCCGTGCTGCACACCGTGCTCCTGCACCGCAGCACGGGCAAGTTCCACTACAAGAAGGAGGGCACCTACTCCATCGGCACCGTGGGCACCCAGGATGTGGACTGTGACTTCATCGACTTCACCTACGTGCGTGTCTCCTCTGAGGAGCTGGACCGTGCCCTGCGCAAGGTTGTCGGGGAATTCAAG gatGCACTGCGCAACTCTGGGGGTGATGGGCTGGGGCAGATGTCCCTGGAGTTCTACCAGAAGAAGAAGTCTCGCTGGCCTTTCTCAGACGAATGCATCCCCTGGGAGGTGTGGACGGTCAAGGTGCATGTGGTAGCTCTGGCCACAGAGCAGGAGCGGCAGATTTGTCGGGAGAAGGTGGGTGAGAAGCTCTGTGAGAAGATCATCAACATCGTGGAGGTGATGAACCGGCACGAGTACCTGCCCAAGATGCCCACGCAGTCGGAGGTGGACAACGTGTTTGACACAGGCTTGCGGGACGTGCAGCCCTACCTCTACAAGATTTCCTTCCAGATCACTGATGCCCTGGGCACCTCGGTCACCACGACCATGCGCAGGCTCATCAAAGACACCCTTGCCCTCTAG